In a single window of the Salvelinus namaycush isolate Seneca chromosome 18, SaNama_1.0, whole genome shotgun sequence genome:
- the clip1a gene encoding CAP-Gly domain-containing linker protein 1 isoform X1 has translation MSTTKPSGLKAPSKMGRSTGAPATKTTPSTAGSKVAAADKSTPGSGAAGTQDGGENFQVGERVWVNGNKPGVVQFLGEAQFAPGQWAGIVLDEPIGKNDGSVAGVRYFQCEAMKGIFTRPSKLSYTEGEANGTQTAPPSRAGSPTPSTASLASHTPSVKKASTVTPVTPASNLARTNSESISNLSDTSSVKKGERELKNGDRVLVGGTKAGVVRFLGETDFAKGEWCGVELDEPLGKNDGAVAGTRYFQCQPKYGLFAPVHKVTRIGFPSTTPAKAKTTVRKLVATPSSLKRSPSASSISSMSSVASSVSAKPSRTGLLTETSSRYSRKISGTTAVQEVLKEKQQHIEQLMAERDMERAEVAKATTHVGEVEQELTLLREDQEQMEAKMDQLRTLVEAADKEKVELLNQLEEEKRKVEDLQFRVEEACITKGDLEVATVSEKSRIMELERDLVLRTREVADLRLRLEVQQSTEGSDSTTPPLLEEVSSLRAQLASQADQQQVELAGLKETLAAEEKAHSEAVSQFQVSSTKISTDNEQLKLRLSQNEKEKADVIELWRSKLESAIASHQQAMEELKVSFSKGAGSKTTELVETRSALERLKVEHKQALEEAGARCEAEAAARARETGELNKQLLVVSEEKECLEESLRSSVESAEEQHLVEMEDVLGKLHTAELKVNELEEHEAKLVQQTQDSAKEVQEQVAAMEALQSQAGQGNQALQNLRTQLEEAQSQARSQGNRVSELNSELEGKQQELLSLQQSLTSVLQDKVSLEQELGNLKQKLSESTDNQAKSTQTIQGLERKLKAGEERLDQLANEKAKLQSDISDMMKSSGDSSAQLTKMNEDITQKERRLEELQTQLAEEKERAACSEEQQQQEVAQKEQELKGARDEHQGQLSNLQGKITQLEKSLQQGEAQAKDLQTSQQKALSEASEHHAKQLQELQGQADKTKQELSVSREKAQELERLVTELQPYKEKAQFLSDELDSSGQHIERLSTDLEKQISVLAHMSKESSDFKAQKGSLKNQLSELEAKLSASEASHQELSGKTEELLTLRDKLTKEQEELWTTNRKLDGENASLSREVEKLRVAVEEAQANNKSLSQSEAERQSQIEELQKTNAEKHEVLLKYQQEILQQETKRKLLAEVYEKTCEERNELQEELKQSREKLTSEKDSLLLERDAARNAKKSLDAKNVELQARCQSLSLEKEDFYLKNTQLQAQTETLGKDKVEMFTQINAAIFDKEALQALNAELQNQLNITKKDLEKSVRDKVELHASKMSLAKMLDQSKTSSEVTDSERLHLLQEKEDLLATQRKVCSEKDELIKEREELKEKFRLSTEEVATSKEKVKELLSSFGEEKEALCLQNAETEKALHSIRKEKMAMELTLEKQNMESDRLVHEKEELEEKHTKEISEKCTLTKERDKLAVEIRSMKDQLDRSSTANDDLKQANSNLTSLLEELKQKIEKVETEGASLKKEMVDLQAQLQKLCSEREALEKSKTELAEEHHELKGNSEQLRLELIQQNDTLTKKRDLLLSQQTELNKSLQKDKEDLLLQVQEFKVKVILFEKAKMLLESQQQTEASDRSKLSSAKDDLSREREDLRTQLFTLTQENITLLQSESNLKAEVASVCVERDTMASERNSLRSDLGQLKTTHTGLLGERQGLLEENAQMQVKVQDLTQQSVTREKAMDELSANLKHIGVERKALAGEVENLKAQLKERDQEKGDLAGDQVCLSARLKKLVNEVSSLAKEKVDLLAIQSHLEQDLSSLHSSQESRDGEYSTIMGEVEKLQVTQTQLEADAQALRAEKAVMEGLHKASVEEASVSTKVREEMATNLEDLKVQKDALLKERDKATQQVTQLEAQQKNALSKQLEAAESSGKTAEVVELLTQEKGLLQQEKIEAQSLLEEFRSAKQEMTNQLDSLKQQNSKYKEELNLSKEQLSSENQKISGLCQEIDELKQAASVKSLVALQEENNKLTKELGSSKKETSGQQKLEAQRSKLNKQLQEMKQRETTMKKQLDEEKASLQTSIHKSSALISEKDQELETLMSELSVLRGESATAKTLKFTVQLLEKDKARLQEYVQSLEKSLSGGQDTVTSSSGDAALNQLRENKETAESQIEFLNSVIVDLQKKNEELTGKLEKMAEAALNGNNASELDNYDGGFNKGPSKKKVPPRLFCDICDCFDLHDTEDCPTQMQMPDSPPHTTYHGSKDEERAYCDICEAFGHWTDSCNDDQTF, from the exons ATGAGCACAACCAAGCCCAGCGGGCTCAAAGCGCCCAGCAAGATGGGTAGGTCAACGGGGGCGCCAGCCACCAAGACCACCCCCTCCACTG CCGGATCCAAAGTAGCTGCAGCCGACAAGTCCACTCCAGGTAGCGGTGCAGCTGGGACACAAGATGGCGGGGAGAACTTCCAGGTTGGGGAGCGAGTGTGGGTGAATGGGAACAAACCTGGCGTGGTGCAGTTCCTGGGGGAGGCTCAGTTTGCACCAGGACAGTGGGCCGGCATAGTGTTGGATGAGCCCATTGGGAAGAACGATGGTTCGGTGGCAGGGGTGCGCTATTTCCAGTGCGAGGCCATGAAAGGGATATTCACCCGTCCCTCCAAGCTGTCCTACACAGAGGGCGAGGCCAACGGGACTCAGACAGCACCTCCGTCCCGGGCTGGGTCGCCCACCCCCTCCACCGCCAGCCTGGCCTCTCACACCCCCTCTGTCAAAAAAGCCTCAACTGTAACGCCAGTCACTCCAGCCTCCAACCTGGCACGCACAAACAGCGAGTCCATCTCCAACCTCTCAGACACCAGCTCGGTcaagaagggggagagggagctgAAGAATGGAGACCGTGTTTTG GTTGGTGGCACAAAAGCTGGTGTGGTTCGCTTTCTTGGTGAAACAGACTTTGCCAAGGgagagtggtgtggtgtggaACTGGATGAGCCCCTGGGAAAGAACGATGGGGCAGTGGCAGGAACCAG ATACTTTCAATGCCAACCCAAGTATGGCCTGTTTGCCCCAGTCCACAAGGTCACGCGCATTGGCTTCCCCTCCACCACGCCGGCCAAGGCAAAGACCACGGTGCGGAAGTTGGTGGCCACTCCCTCGAGCCTGAAACGCAGCCCCAGTGCCTCATCCATCAGCTCCATGAGCTCTGTGGCCTCCTCCGTCAGCGCCAAGCCCAGCCGCACAGGCCTG CTGACAGAAACGTCATCACGGTACTCGAGAAAGATCTCTGGCACCACAGCAGTTCAGGAGGTGCTGAAGGAGAAGCAGCAGCACATCGAGCAGCTGATGGCAGAGCGTGACATGGAGAGGGCAGAGGTGGCCAAGGCAACCACCCATGTGGGCGAGGTGGAGCAGGAACTGACCCTGCTGAGAGAGGACCAGGAGCAG ATGGAGGCCAAGATGGACCAATTACGCACCCTGGTGGAGGCTGCTGACAAGGAGAAGGTTGAGCTGCTCAATCagctggaggaggagaagag GAAAGTGGAAGACCTCCAGTTCCGTGTGGAGGAAGCTTGCATTACCAAAGGAGACCtggag GTGGCCACGGTGTCAGAGAAGTCCCGCATCATGGAACTGGAGAGGGACTTGGTGCTGAGGACCAGGGAGGTGGCTGACCTGCGGCTGCGTCTGGAGGTCCAGCAAAGCACGGAGGGCTCCGACTCCACCACCCCCCCTCTCCTGGAAGAGGTGAGCTCTCTGAGGGCTCAGCTGGCCTCTCAAGCAGACCAGCAACAGGTTGAGCTGGCTGGGCTGAAGGAGACGCTGGCAGCGGAGGAGAAGGCCCACAGTGAGGCAGTGTCTCAGTTCCAAGTCTCTTCCACCAAGATCTCCACAGACAACGAGCAGTTGAAGCTGCGCCTCAGCCAGAACGAGAAGGAGAAAGCAGACGTCATAGAGCTGTGGCGCTCCAAGCTGGAATCTGCCATCGCCTCACACCAGCAGGCCATGGAGGAGCTGAAGGTGTCCTTCAGTAAAGGGGCCGGTTCCAAGACGACAGAGCTGGTGGAGACCAGGAGTGCCCTGGAGAGGCTGAAGGTGGAGCACAAGCAGGCACTGGAGGAGGCGGGAGCCAGGTGTGAGGCAGAGGCTGCAGCCCGGGCACGGGAGACAGGGGAGCTCAACAAACAGCTGCTGGTCGTGTCGGAGGAGAAGGAGTGCCTGGAGGAGAGCCTGCGGTCCAGTGTGGAGAGTGCTGAGGAGCAGCACCTGGTGGAGATGGAGGATGTGCTGGGCAAACTGCACACTGCTGAGCTGAAGGTAAATGAGCTGGAGGAGCATGAAGCTAAGCTTGTCCAGCAGACCCAGGACAGTGCCAAGGAGGTCCAGGAGCAGGTGGCAGCTATGGAGGCCCTGCAGTCCCAGGCAGGCCAAGGTAACCAAGCTCTCCAGAACCTGAGGACCCAGCTGGAGGAGGCCCAGAGCCAAGCTCGCTCACAGGGCAACAGG GTCAGTGAGTTGAACTCTGAGCTGGAGGGTAAGCAGCAGGAGCTCCTCTCCTTGCAGCAGAGCCTGACCTCTGTGCTGCAGGACAAGGTCTCCTTGGAGCAAGAGCTGGGCAACCTG AAACAAAAACTGTCAGAAAGCACAGACAATCAGGCTAAGTCAACACAAACTATTCAAG GGCTGGAGAGGAAGCTAAAGGCTGGAGAGGAGAGGCTTGATCAGCTCGCAAACGAAAAGGCCAAGCTCCAAAGTGACATCTCAGACATGATGAAGTCATCAGGCGACAGTTCAGCACAGCTTACCAAAATGAATGAAGACATCACTCAGAAAGAAAG GAGGCTGGAAGAGTTACAGACCCAACTCGCAGAGGAGAAGGAGCGGGCTGCATGTTCTGAGGAGCAACAACAGCAGGAAGTTGCCCAGAAGGAGCAGGAGCTGAAGGGGGCCAGAGACGAGCATCAGGGCCAGCTAAGCAACCTGCAGGGGAAAATCACACAACTG GAGAAGAGTTTGCAGCAGGGTGAGGCCCAGGCCAAGGATCTTCAAACCTCCCAGCAGAAGGCCCTGTCTGAGGCCTCAGAGCACCATGCCAAGCAGCTCCAGGAGCTGCAGGGTCAGGCTGACAAGACCAAGCAGGAGCTGAGTGTCTCCAGGGAGAAGGCCCAGGAGCTGGAGAGGCTGGTGACTGAGCTGCAGCCTTACAAAGAGAAGGCTCAG TTTCTTTCTGATGAGCTCGACTCGTCCGGGCAGCATATTGAGCGATTGTCCACAGACCTGGAGAAGCAAATCTCAGTGCTGGCGCACATGTCTAAGGAAAGCTCAGATTTCAAAGCTCAGAAAGGAAGTCTCAAAAATCAACTCTCTGAACTCGAGGCCAAGCTCTCAGCCTCGGAGGCTAGTCACCAGGAGCTCTCAGGTAAGACTGAAGAACTTCTGACACTGAGGGACAAGCTCACAAAAGAGCAGGAGGAACTTTGGACCACCAACCGGAAGCTAGATGGAGAGAATGCCTCACTATCCAGAGAGGTGGAAAAGCTTAGAGTTGCTGTTGAGGAGGCACAGGCCAATAACAAATCCCTCAGTCAATCTGAAGCGGAGCGTCAGTCCCAAATTGAGGAGCTTCAAAAGACAAATGCAGAGAAGCATGAGGTCCTTTTGAAGTACCAACAGGAGATCCTGCAGCAGGAAACTAAGAGGAAGCTGCTTGCAGAGGTCTATGAGAAGACCTGTGAGGAGAGGAACGAGCTCCAGGAGGAGCTCAAGCAAAGCAGGGAGAAGCTGACCTCTGAGAAGGATAGCCTTTTGTTGGAGAGGGATGCAGCCAGAAATGCTAAGAAATCCCTTGATGCAAAGAATGTGGAGTTGCAGGCAAGGTGTCAGTCTTTAAGCTTGGAAAAAGAAGACTTCTATCTGAAAAACACTCAGCTGCAGGCACAGACAGAGACCTTGGGCAAAGATAAAGTGGAGATGTTTACTCAAATTAATGCTGCCATTTTTGACAAAGAGGCCCTCCAAGCCTTGAATGCAGAGCTTCAAAATCAGCTGAATATCACTAAGAAGGATCTTGAGAAGTCTGTCCGTGACAAAGTCGAGCTACATGCTTCAAAAATGAGCCTGGCCAAAATGCTGGACCAGTCCAAGACCAGCAGTGAGGTTACCGACTCTGAGAGGCTTCACCTCCTGCAGGAGAAAGAGGACCTGCTTGCTACCCAGCGAAAGGTGTGTTCTGAGAAAGATGAACTTAtcaaggagagagaagagttaaaGGAGAAGTTCAGACTTTCTACAGAGGAAGTGGCAACCTCTAAGGAGAAAGTCAAAGAGCTGTTGTCATCTTTTGGTGAGGAGAAGGAAGCACTTTGTCTCCAGAATGCAGAGACTGAGAAGGCCCTACACTCCATACGCAAAGAGAAGATGGCTATGGAATTAACACTGGAAAAGCAGAACATGGAGAGTGACCGTTTGGTACATGAAAAGGAAGAGCTGGAAGAAAAGCACACAAAGGAGATCTCTGAAAAGTGTACTCTAACAAAAGAGCGTGACAAGCTAGCAGTTGAGATCCGCAGTATGAAGGACCAGCTGGACAGATCCTCTACGGCCAATGATGACCTGAAGCAAGCCAACTCCAACCTCACGTCCTTGCTGGAGGAATTAAAACAGAAGATAGAAAAGGTGGAGACTGAGGGAGCTTCCTTGAAAAAAGAAATGGTTGATCTACAGGCACAGTTACAGAAGCTTTGCTCAGAGAGGGAGGCCCTTGAAAAAAGCAAAACTGAACTTGCAGAGGAGCATCATGAACTAAAAGGCAACTCTGAGCAGCTGCGTTTGGAACTCATTCAGCAGAACGATACCCTAACAAAAAAGAGGGATCTCCTGCTTTCCCAGCAGACTGAGCTTAACAAGAGCCTGCAGAAGGACAAAGAGGATCTGCTTCTGCAGGTCCAGGAGTTCAAAGTGAAAGTGATTCTGTTTGAAAAGGCAAAAATGCTTCTTGAATCGCAGCAGCAGACTGAAGCAAGTGACCGAAGTAAACTGTCCTCTGCAAAGGATGacctctccagagagagagaggacttacGGACACAGCTGTTCACTCTGACACAGGAAAATATTACTCTCCTGCAGTCTGAATCCAACCTGAAGGCAGAGGTTGCCTCTGTTTGTGTTGAAAGAGACACAATGGCCTCTGAGAGAAATAGTTTGCGTAGTGATTTAGGGCAACTTAAGACAACCCACACTGGATTGTTAGGTGAGAGACAGGGTCTGCTTGAGGAGAATGCCCAGATGCAAGTCAAAGTGCAGGACCTCACTCAACAATCTGTCACCAGAGAGAAGGCCATGGATGAGTTGTCTGCCAACCTTAAGCATATTGGAGTGGAGAGAAAAGCCTTGGCTGGGGAGGTTGAGAACTTAAAGGCACAGCTGAAGGAGAGGGACCAAGAAAAGGGTGACTTGGCTGGAGACCAAGTATGCCTGTCTGCCAGACTGAAGAAGCTTGTCAACGAGGTCTCCTCCCTGGCTAAGGAGAAGGTAGACCTCCTAGCTATACAATCCCACCTGGAGCAAGACCTTTCCTCCCTCCACAGCAGCCAAGAGAGTAGGGATGGGGAATACTCAACGATCATGGGGGAGGTAGAGAAGCTGCAAGTTACCCAGACACAGCTTGAAGCAGATGCCCAGGCCCTACGTGCTGAGAAGGCAGTGATGGAGGGACTGCACAAAGCCTCTGTGGAGGAGGCATCTGTGTCTACCAAGGTCAGAGAAGAAATGGCCACCAACCTGGAAGACCTGAAGGTCCAGAAGGATGCCTTGCTCAAGGAGAGGGACAAAGCCACCCAGCAGGTCACCCAGCTTGAGGCTCAACAAAAAAATGCTCTTTCCAAGCAGCTTGAG GCAGCGGAGTCCTCAGGGAAGACTGCTGAGGTCGTGGAGTTGCTGACACAAGAGAAGGGCCTTCTGCAGCAGGAGAAGATTGAGGCCCAGTCTCTGCTGGAGGAGTTCAGGAGTGCCAAGCAGGAAATGACCAATCAG CTGGATTCCTTGAAGCAACAGAATTCCAAATACAAAGAGGAGCTCAACCTTTCTAAAGAGCAGCTCAGCTCAGAGAACCAGAAAATCAGCGGCCTGTGCCAGGAGAT TGATGAGCTGAAGCAAGCTGCCTCTGTGAAGTCCCTGGTGGCCTTACAGGAGGAGAACAACAAGCTGACCAAGGAGCTTGGCAGCAGCAAGAAGGAGACCAGTGGCCAGCAGAAG CTGGAAGCTCAGCGGTCCAAGCTCAATAAACAGTTGCAAGAAATGAAGCAGAG AGAGACCACAATGAAGAAACAGTTAGATGAGGAGAAAGCCTCCCTCCAGACGTCCATCCATAAAAGCAGCGCCTTGATCTCTGAGAAGGATCAGGAGCTGGAGACCCTGATGAGTGAG